The Erinaceus europaeus chromosome 16, mEriEur2.1, whole genome shotgun sequence genome includes a window with the following:
- the LOC103107987 gene encoding 10 kDa heat shock protein, mitochondrial-like, whose protein sequence is MAEQAFRKLLPLFEQVLLERSIAETVTKGGITLPEESQEKVVVAGLGTKRSGGKIQPFSMRVGGKVPPDFGGTILVLNDEDSYLEVVVFLGSM, encoded by the coding sequence ATGGCAGAGCAGGCATTTAGGAAGCTTCTTCCCCTCTTTGAACAAGTATTACTTGAAAGGAGCATAGCTGAAACTGTAACGAAAGGAGGCATTACGCTACCAGAAGAGTCTCAAGAAAAAGTAGTAGTTGCTGGGTTAGGCACTAAAAGAAGCGGAGGCAAAATTCAACCATTTAGTATGAGAGTTGGAGGTAAAGTTCCGCCAGACTTTGGAGGCACCATATTGGTTTTAAATGATGAAGATTCTTATTTAGAAGTAGTGGTATTCTTGGGAAGTATGTAG